The DNA segment CGCGCATAGCAAAAAGGCGCCTTTAGGGCGCCTTTTTACATTGGTGGGTCGTGCAGGATTCGAACCTGCGACCAATTGATTAAAAGTCAACTGCTCTACCAACTGAGCTAACGACCCGAAGTGGTGGGTGATGACGGGATCGAACCGCCGACCCCCTCCTTGTAAGGGAGGTGCTCTCCCAGCTGAGCTAATCACCCACTTCGGTACTTCATTTTATTGCAAGAAATCCAGCTGGCGAGAAAGTGGTGGGTGATGACGGGATCGAACCGCCGACCCCCTCCTTGTAAGGGAGGTGCTCTCCCAGCTGAGCTAATCACCCACTTCTCAATTTCTTGCTACACGGCGGAGACTACATAAAGTAGTTGGTGGGTGATGACGGGATCGAACCGCCGACCCCCTCCTTGTAAGGGAGGTGCTCTCCCAGCTGAGCTAATCACCCCCGCTGTGTGGAGTCGCATTATAGGGAGAGTTGAAAATGAGTCAACGCATTTTCTAAAGAAATTGTCCGTTCGTCGTAAATTTAAACAAAACGATCGCGAATTACTCCGTTCAGCATGATTTGTATACGAAAATCGCAAAGCGTGATGTTCCAACCCGAACAACATTGAGGAATCAGACCACAGTGATAGAATACCAGCCTGATAATCTTTCCCGGATTTGCCGGTTGTCGGCATCTTTAATAAACGTAAGGCCATTTCATGAAAATCAAAACTCGCTTCGCGCCAAGCCCGACAGGCTATCTGCACGTCGGCGGCGCGCGTACTGCTCTTTACTCCTGGCTTTTTGCACGTAACCACGGCGGTGAGTTTGTGCTGCGTATTGAAGACACCGATCTCGAACGCTCCACGCCGGAAGCTATTGAAGCCATTATGGATGGTATGAACTGGCTGAGCCTGGAATGGGATGAAGGCCCGTATTTCCAGACCAAACGTTTTGATCGTTACAACGCGGTGATTGATGAGATGCTGGAAGCGGGTACGGCATATAAATGCTACTGCTCCAAAGAGCGTCTGGAAGCACTGCGCGAAGAACAAATGGCGAAAGGCGAGAAGCCGCGTTACGACGGCCGCTGCCGTCATGGTCACGAACATCATTCTGACGATGAGCCTTGCGTTGTGCGTTTTGCCAACCCGCAGGACGGCTCCGTTATTTTTGACGACCAGATCCGTGGGTCGATCGAATTCAGCAACCAGGAGCTGGACGATCTGATCATTCGTCGTACCGACGGTTCCCCGACCTATAACTTCTGCGTGGTTGTGGATGACTGGGATATGGAAATCACCCATGTGATTCGTGGCGAAGACCATATCAACAACACGCCGCGCCAGATTAACATCCTGAAAGCGCTGAACGCGCCGGTTCCGGTGTACGCGCACGTTTCCATGATCAACGGCGACGACGGTAAAAAACTGTCCAAGCGTCATGGCGCGGTCAGCGTGATGCAGTATCGTGACGACGGCTACCTGCCGGAAGCGCTGCTGAACTACCTGGTGCGTCTGGGCTGGTCCAGCGGCGATCAGGAGATCTTCACCCGTGAAGAGATGATCAAGCTGTTCTCGTTGAATGCCGTGAGCAAATCCGCCAGTGCGTTCAACACTGACAAACTGCTGTGGCTGAACCATCACTACATCAATTCTCTGGCGCCGGAATATGTGGCAACGCACCTGCAATGGCACATTGAGCAGGAGAATATCGATACCCGTAACGGCCCGCAGCTGGCTGAACTGGTGAAACTGCTGGGCGAACGCTGCAAAACACTGAAAGAGATGGCGCAAAGCTGCCGCTATTTCTATGAGGACTTTGCTGAGTTCGACGCGGATGCGGCGAAAAAACACCTGCGCCCGGTCGCGCGTCAGCCGCTGGAAGTGGTGCGTGATAAGCTGGCGGCCATCACAGAGTGGAGCGCAGAAAACGTACACCATGCAATTCAGGCGACAGCCGATGAGCTGGAAGTGGGGATGGGTAAAGTCGGTATGCCGCTGCGCGTTGCCGTCACCGGCGCTGGCCAGTCTCCGGCGCTGGACGTCACGGTGCATGCGATTGGTAAATCCCGCAGCATCGAGCGCATCAATAAAGCGCTGGCTTTTATCGCGGAACGTGAAAATCAGCAGTAAGGTGTATTAACCGTAGGCCGGATGGGGGTTGCGCCGCCATCCGGCCTGTTGCCCGATGGCGCTGCGCTTATTGGGTCTACGATTCATCAAGGCCCAAACGGGCGAGAAAACCGCGTATGCCTTCTCGCGACAGAAACTGCGCCAGCTTTTCCTGCTCTTTGGACGACATGTTTTCCACGGCATCAATAATCTGGCGATAGGCGTGGCTGCGCACAACGTGGCTGTATTCGGCAAGCGGCTCCTCCGCCTGATAAAACGCAGAATGGTTGCGGAAGGCAGGGATGTTAAGAATAAATTCCTGTACGCGAGCATCAATGTGAATGAGCCTTGCCCGACCGCCTTTTACGCCCGGAAACTTTTCAGTTTCCCATCCTTGTTCTCTGATCCACCGATTAACGGTTTGTCTGGCGACGCCAAGGCACTCCGCCAGCTCTTCGGTCGTCATTTTGCTGCGTAATTTTTTCATATTATTTGCTATCGCGAATCCCTAAGCGTTGTAACAAACCGGTAATCCCTTCACGCAAAAGCAAAGACGTAAAGTGCTTCTGTTCAGATGGCGTCATCTCTTTGGCCAGCGTGACCAGCAGCGATTCAAGAGAGG comes from the Citrobacter koseri ATCC BAA-895 genome and includes:
- the gltX gene encoding glutamate--tRNA ligase — translated: MKIKTRFAPSPTGYLHVGGARTALYSWLFARNHGGEFVLRIEDTDLERSTPEAIEAIMDGMNWLSLEWDEGPYFQTKRFDRYNAVIDEMLEAGTAYKCYCSKERLEALREEQMAKGEKPRYDGRCRHGHEHHSDDEPCVVRFANPQDGSVIFDDQIRGSIEFSNQELDDLIIRRTDGSPTYNFCVVVDDWDMEITHVIRGEDHINNTPRQINILKALNAPVPVYAHVSMINGDDGKKLSKRHGAVSVMQYRDDGYLPEALLNYLVRLGWSSGDQEIFTREEMIKLFSLNAVSKSASAFNTDKLLWLNHHYINSLAPEYVATHLQWHIEQENIDTRNGPQLAELVKLLGERCKTLKEMAQSCRYFYEDFAEFDADAAKKHLRPVARQPLEVVRDKLAAITEWSAENVHHAIQATADELEVGMGKVGMPLRVAVTGAGQSPALDVTVHAIGKSRSIERINKALAFIAERENQQ
- a CDS encoding MerR family transcriptional regulator; its protein translation is MKKLRSKMTTEELAECLGVARQTVNRWIREQGWETEKFPGVKGGRARLIHIDARVQEFILNIPAFRNHSAFYQAEEPLAEYSHVVRSHAYRQIIDAVENMSSKEQEKLAQFLSREGIRGFLARLGLDES